The following proteins are encoded in a genomic region of Enterocloster clostridioformis:
- the ade gene encoding adenine deaminase produces MAENISAASGETKAELVLKHASIVNVFTEEIEQGDIAINQGVIVGIGEYHGEIETEMEGRIVCPGFIDGHIHLESSMVSPAEFERIVLPHGTTTVITDPHEIANVAGAVGIDYMLAVTEPLDLDVFFMLPSCVPSTGLDESGSELTARDLKGYYQSGWVLGLAEMMNSYGTVRAEGEILEKIQDALDMGKLIDGHAPFLSGKELNAYITAGVGSDHECAVFGEAVEKMRRGQWIMIREGTAAHNLDALMPLFAEPYYRRSMLVTDDKHPGDLLRCGHIDYIIREAVKRGADPIKAIKMGSLHAAEYFGLKDRGAIAPGKLADITVLSDLDTFHVDSVYKNGRLAAKEGRSLKLKSGMIPEIYGDTKKRVFSSFHMPVLKEKDFHLPVTGQKQRVICLTPHELLTAAKEYEPLSCEGYAPGVDTSRDIVKLAVVERHHNTGHIGLGFLGGYGLKKGAVASSIAHDSHNLIIAGVSDRDMAIAGNCVRENQGGLAVVLNGQVIGKLALPIAGLMGTVSMEQIDARLEELKKNLRVMGIPDDIDPFMTLAFVSLPVIPELRLNTYGLIDVNQQKVIHVFQ; encoded by the coding sequence ATGGCAGAAAACATATCAGCCGCATCAGGTGAAACGAAGGCTGAACTGGTTTTGAAACATGCTTCCATTGTAAACGTGTTTACGGAAGAAATCGAACAGGGCGATATTGCAATTAACCAGGGGGTGATTGTTGGCATTGGCGAATACCATGGCGAAATCGAGACGGAAATGGAAGGCAGAATCGTATGCCCGGGTTTTATTGACGGACATATACATTTGGAAAGTTCCATGGTAAGCCCTGCTGAATTTGAGCGGATTGTACTTCCACATGGCACAACAACAGTAATAACGGATCCGCATGAGATTGCTAATGTGGCAGGCGCGGTGGGGATTGATTACATGCTGGCTGTCACAGAACCATTGGATCTGGATGTCTTTTTCATGCTTCCGTCCTGTGTGCCGTCCACTGGTCTTGACGAGTCGGGATCAGAACTGACAGCAAGAGACCTGAAGGGCTATTACCAGAGCGGGTGGGTATTGGGATTGGCAGAAATGATGAATTCATATGGTACGGTCCGGGCGGAAGGGGAAATACTGGAGAAAATCCAGGACGCCCTGGATATGGGAAAGCTCATTGATGGGCACGCCCCCTTTCTGTCAGGAAAGGAGTTAAATGCGTATATCACGGCCGGCGTTGGATCGGACCATGAATGTGCTGTATTTGGGGAAGCAGTGGAAAAGATGAGACGCGGTCAGTGGATTATGATAAGGGAAGGGACGGCTGCTCATAATCTGGACGCCTTGATGCCTTTATTTGCGGAGCCGTACTACCGAAGATCCATGCTGGTTACGGATGACAAGCATCCGGGAGATTTGCTGCGTTGCGGACACATTGATTACATTATCAGGGAAGCGGTAAAACGTGGGGCCGATCCGATAAAGGCAATTAAAATGGGAAGCTTACACGCGGCAGAGTATTTCGGCTTAAAGGACAGGGGCGCAATAGCGCCTGGAAAGCTGGCTGATATAACGGTCCTGTCAGATTTGGATACATTCCATGTGGACAGTGTATATAAAAATGGAAGGCTGGCCGCAAAAGAGGGCAGAAGTCTGAAGCTAAAAAGTGGTATGATTCCGGAGATTTATGGTGATACAAAGAAGCGCGTCTTTTCATCCTTCCATATGCCAGTTCTTAAAGAGAAAGATTTTCATCTTCCTGTCACCGGCCAGAAGCAGCGCGTCATATGCCTGACCCCTCATGAACTCCTGACAGCAGCAAAGGAATATGAGCCATTGTCATGTGAGGGATATGCTCCGGGGGTGGATACCAGCCGCGACATCGTTAAACTGGCAGTAGTGGAACGCCATCATAATACAGGCCATATTGGTCTGGGCTTTTTAGGGGGATACGGACTGAAAAAAGGCGCGGTGGCGTCAAGTATCGCGCATGACTCCCATAATCTGATTATCGCAGGTGTGAGTGACCGTGATATGGCGATTGCAGGAAACTGCGTGCGGGAAAACCAGGGAGGACTGGCTGTAGTCCTGAATGGACAGGTCATAGGAAAACTCGCGCTGCCGATTGCAGGCCTGATGGGCACCGTGTCAATGGAACAGATAGATGCCAGACTCGAGGAATTAAAGAAAAATCTAAGAGTGATGGGGATTCCGGATGATATTGACCCGTTTATGACACTGGCATTCGTGAGCCTTCCGGTCATACCGGAATTGAGGCTCAATACATATGGGCTGATTGATGTTAACCAGCAGAAAGTAATCCATGTGTTTCAGTGA
- a CDS encoding nucleoside 2-deoxyribosyltransferase, whose amino-acid sequence MFEQEKIYIAGPECFYKGGPSILNAMRRRAESLGFGVTLPNEHPLDMGNPDLQKRADSIFEDLKNIMKETTVIIADLEAYRGSEADSGTIYEIGMAYADGLKCYGYTRDKRPLAWKDQKYTMQDGVVYDEKGKQAPYKELPFAPAVVGSTKIVEGDFDDCLSMLMTDLEEEWKAEGRKVSASRHEAEESGEMPKGRNMPGRGNIPGRPKIYLADLTRYENDADNIYKSLKNICRENGLEAVTPCDWAEELPKAESANPYTRAAALTENYRCLVKSCDAVLADLNNYRGYECANDVGFECGMGFEMGKKLFGYMDDTRPCIEKIPHLGETAEYRDMTGSNVENFNYPANLMFGSSMKIYKGKLEEVIKHVAKELLESCL is encoded by the coding sequence ATGTTTGAACAGGAGAAAATCTACATAGCGGGGCCGGAATGCTTTTATAAGGGAGGTCCTTCTATTCTCAATGCGATGAGGAGGAGGGCGGAGAGCCTGGGATTTGGCGTGACACTGCCCAATGAGCATCCGTTGGATATGGGAAATCCGGACCTTCAGAAGCGGGCGGACAGTATTTTTGAGGATCTAAAAAATATTATGAAGGAAACCACGGTCATTATCGCGGATCTTGAAGCGTACCGCGGTTCAGAGGCGGACAGCGGCACAATCTATGAGATTGGGATGGCTTATGCGGACGGTCTCAAATGCTATGGCTATACAAGGGATAAGCGTCCGTTGGCATGGAAGGACCAGAAATACACCATGCAGGACGGTGTGGTATATGATGAAAAAGGAAAGCAGGCGCCATATAAAGAGCTGCCGTTTGCCCCGGCTGTAGTAGGGTCTACAAAAATAGTGGAAGGTGACTTTGACGATTGTTTGTCCATGCTGATGACGGACCTGGAAGAAGAGTGGAAGGCAGAGGGGCGAAAGGTGTCTGCGTCAAGGCATGAAGCGGAAGAAAGCGGAGAAATGCCCAAAGGGAGGAATATGCCGGGGAGAGGGAATATACCGGGCCGTCCAAAGATTTATCTGGCTGACCTGACCCGCTATGAGAACGATGCAGATAATATCTATAAGTCTTTGAAGAATATCTGCAGGGAAAATGGGTTAGAAGCAGTTACTCCATGTGACTGGGCGGAGGAACTGCCAAAAGCAGAGAGCGCGAATCCCTATACGAGAGCAGCGGCATTGACGGAAAACTATCGCTGCCTGGTGAAGAGCTGTGACGCAGTCCTTGCTGATTTGAACAATTACCGCGGATACGAGTGCGCAAATGATGTAGGGTTTGAGTGCGGTATGGGGTTTGAGATGGGGAAAAAGCTGTTTGGGTATATGGATGATACAAGGCCATGTATTGAGAAAATTCCTCATCTGGGGGAAACTGCTGAATACCGGGACATGACGGGCAGTAATGTAGAAAATTTTAACTATCCCGCCAATCTGATGTTTGGAAGCTCCATGAAGATATATAAAGGGAAGCTGGAAGAAGTGATAAAGCACGTGGCAAAGGAACTATTGGAATCCTGCCTGTGA
- a CDS encoding nucleoside hydrolase, translated as MMDKKKIILDCDPGMDDSMAIIMACKSDALEVKAITTVSGNYSVDVTSKNALKVLELIGRTDIPVGKGMPEPMVRKSPKDPFTHGTDGQAENHLPDPATPLCGRHAVELIIDTVKANPGEVYILCTGPMSNVAMAMKKAPEIKSMIAGIYAISGAFGLNRYAYANATGDTPQSEWNVYVDPEAADIVYNSGVKLVALGLDVATHFDVNLTDGDIHMLEQSDKPEAKFFLQAIRFVNQRGFEAYCAVIDCMAVGYAIDPELVTTITGRVGIETKDGLTLGMTVLDSRHHFVWETLPEVEIGESADYEGFLKLLMKLVLA; from the coding sequence ATGATGGATAAGAAAAAAATAATCCTGGATTGTGATCCGGGTATGGATGATTCAATGGCAATTATCATGGCTTGTAAATCGGACGCGCTGGAGGTAAAAGCAATCACAACCGTGAGCGGTAATTATTCAGTGGATGTGACCAGCAAAAACGCATTAAAGGTATTGGAATTAATCGGGCGTACTGATATACCGGTAGGTAAAGGAATGCCGGAACCAATGGTAAGAAAAAGCCCCAAGGACCCGTTTACCCACGGAACGGATGGCCAGGCGGAGAATCATCTTCCGGATCCAGCCACGCCCCTATGCGGGCGCCACGCAGTGGAGCTGATTATTGATACGGTGAAAGCGAATCCTGGTGAAGTGTATATTCTTTGTACCGGTCCCATGAGCAACGTGGCCATGGCAATGAAAAAGGCGCCGGAGATAAAGTCCATGATTGCCGGTATTTATGCTATATCCGGTGCATTTGGGCTGAACCGTTATGCTTACGCGAACGCAACAGGCGATACGCCGCAGAGCGAGTGGAATGTCTATGTTGATCCGGAAGCGGCTGACATTGTATACAATTCAGGCGTTAAGCTGGTGGCGCTTGGCCTTGATGTGGCAACTCATTTTGATGTAAACCTGACGGACGGGGATATTCATATGCTGGAGCAGAGTGATAAGCCGGAGGCAAAGTTTTTCCTTCAGGCCATCCGTTTTGTCAATCAGAGAGGGTTTGAAGCGTATTGTGCCGTGATAGACTGTATGGCGGTCGGCTATGCCATTGATCCTGAACTTGTTACAACGATAACAGGCCGCGTTGGAATAGAGACAAAGGATGGATTGACACTGGGGATGACCGTCCTGGACAGCAGGCATCATTTTGTGTGGGAGACGCTGCCGGAGGTGGAGATTGGCGAGAGCGCGGACTATGAAGGGTTCTTAAAACTTTTAATGAAGCTTGTACTGGCGTAA
- a CDS encoding secondary thiamine-phosphate synthase enzyme YjbQ, giving the protein MLKKFKLKTKYNEVCDITEQVKKTVEESGVKEGTCLVYNPHSTAGLAVFSPWDPDGFIDLDEEIRRLVPTRIDFKHQHDTPQDAAGHVKSALIGISGNFIIHEGKLMTGGSQAIYFLEFDGPRNREFFVKIQADN; this is encoded by the coding sequence ATGTTAAAAAAGTTTAAGCTTAAAACAAAATACAATGAGGTCTGTGATATCACTGAGCAGGTAAAAAAGACCGTGGAGGAAAGCGGCGTAAAAGAGGGAACGTGTCTTGTCTATAATCCTCATTCCACCGCCGGATTAGCCGTGTTCTCTCCGTGGGATCCCGATGGTTTTATTGATTTAGATGAAGAGATACGCAGGCTGGTTCCCACCCGGATTGATTTTAAGCATCAGCACGATACCCCCCAGGACGCCGCCGGACATGTTAAATCCGCCTTGATTGGCATCTCTGGTAACTTTATCATCCATGAGGGGAAATTGATGACAGGAGGCTCCCAGGCCATCTATTTTCTGGAATTTGACGGGCCAAGAAACAGAGAGTTTTTTGTGAAGATACAGGCAGATAACTGA
- a CDS encoding SIS domain-containing protein, producing MSYSECLAEQYSNPMSRQVFSLPSLIRDQYEDLEPKTRKVLSFQEIFNIQRVVLTGCGDSYAACLATKHVFEMLTGIQAEVVTALDLGRYYSERHLGVDCQNPMVIAVSNSGRVARVTEAVRRAKLHDCFVLGITGNMDAPLAQGSEKVLKLDIPPFESAPGTRSYLVSVMALLLLAVRIGEVKGTYTMDQAMDYRYDIREQGNLLEALLPEMAEKCAEISETWKSFSCFDYVGAGFDYAAAWFGQAKMLEAAGKVSMHINSEEWFHLNCFAKDPEQIGTIIVANSTNPGLGRTMDVIKYAREMGRPVAVVTDKTAESLGTGKADCITVPSPRYPISMPLTQFIPMCLIAGYISSMLGESYGRGCEGPWSFCENGHCVQENEIIVS from the coding sequence ATGAGTTATAGTGAATGTTTAGCGGAGCAGTATTCCAATCCCATGAGCCGGCAGGTATTCAGCCTTCCATCGCTTATACGAGACCAGTACGAGGACCTGGAGCCAAAAACCAGGAAGGTTCTTTCATTTCAGGAGATTTTCAATATACAGCGGGTGGTGCTGACCGGCTGCGGGGATTCCTATGCCGCATGCCTTGCAACAAAGCATGTATTTGAGATGCTGACCGGGATACAGGCAGAGGTAGTGACAGCCCTTGACCTGGGCCGGTATTACAGTGAACGCCATCTGGGGGTGGACTGCCAGAATCCCATGGTGATCGCAGTCAGCAATTCAGGACGCGTGGCCAGGGTTACGGAAGCGGTAAGGCGGGCAAAGCTTCATGACTGCTTTGTGCTGGGGATTACGGGCAATATGGACGCGCCTCTGGCCCAGGGTTCAGAAAAAGTACTTAAGCTGGACATCCCGCCTTTTGAAAGCGCTCCGGGTACGCGCAGCTACCTGGTCAGCGTAATGGCTCTTTTGCTGCTGGCTGTTCGCATTGGCGAGGTAAAAGGCACATATACCATGGACCAGGCCATGGATTACCGGTATGACATAAGGGAACAGGGGAATCTGCTTGAGGCGCTGCTCCCTGAAATGGCAGAAAAATGCGCGGAGATTTCGGAAACGTGGAAAAGCTTTTCCTGTTTTGATTATGTGGGTGCGGGATTTGACTATGCGGCCGCCTGGTTTGGGCAGGCCAAAATGCTTGAGGCTGCCGGAAAAGTTTCGATGCACATAAATTCAGAGGAGTGGTTTCACCTGAACTGTTTTGCAAAGGATCCGGAACAGATAGGAACCATAATCGTAGCTAATTCAACAAACCCTGGTCTTGGACGGACCATGGATGTGATAAAGTACGCCAGGGAAATGGGAAGGCCAGTGGCGGTTGTGACGGACAAAACGGCAGAATCCCTGGGAACCGGCAAAGCAGACTGTATCACGGTGCCGTCTCCCAGGTATCCAATCAGTATGCCGCTGACCCAGTTCATACCCATGTGCCTTATAGCGGGCTATATTTCCAGCATGCTGGGAGAATCATATGGGCGTGGGTGTGAAGGACCGTGGAGTTTCTGTGAAAATGGACATTGTGTTCAGGAGAATGAGATAATTGTTTCATAG
- a CDS encoding nucleoside phosphorylase, with amino-acid sequence MRSETIRQKPSIRRIHELYEYYKNVPERGLMIKGRPALTQIDHEKVGDFVLITVRDPLCAYDVDPAKKIADRLEHAELIGNSGMFTSYSGIYKGANITVVSGGSGSPEMELILYDFMEYTDAGTFLRVGGSGGIGDEVKPGDVVIASGVVREEAMTKAYIPAGYPAVSHYEVVGAMVEAADQLEAPYHVGVTLSVDSDFVGGGRPGVGGYMQPWNIEIAGIYNRAGVLNGDRESAAIVTLSALFGRRGGSICSVADNLCTGETFEAGSGHNFAIDIALEGCALLDRRDKAKIVKSKGAE; translated from the coding sequence ATGAGAAGTGAAACCATAAGGCAAAAACCATCCATCAGAAGAATCCATGAGCTATATGAATATTATAAGAATGTACCGGAGCGCGGCCTTATGATAAAAGGCCGTCCGGCGCTGACGCAGATTGACCATGAGAAAGTGGGAGATTTTGTTCTGATTACGGTCCGCGACCCTCTGTGCGCTTATGATGTGGACCCTGCGAAAAAGATTGCGGACAGGCTGGAACATGCCGAGCTGATTGGCAATTCTGGAATGTTTACTTCATACAGCGGAATCTATAAGGGGGCAAACATTACTGTGGTCAGCGGAGGCAGCGGTTCGCCGGAGATGGAACTGATTTTATATGATTTTATGGAATATACGGACGCCGGGACATTCCTCCGTGTGGGAGGCTCCGGCGGGATTGGCGACGAGGTAAAGCCGGGTGATGTGGTAATCGCCAGCGGCGTGGTGCGCGAAGAAGCCATGACAAAGGCATATATACCGGCGGGATACCCGGCAGTCAGCCATTATGAGGTGGTGGGCGCCATGGTGGAGGCGGCAGACCAATTGGAGGCCCCTTATCACGTAGGAGTGACGCTGTCTGTGGACAGTGATTTCGTTGGAGGCGGAAGACCGGGAGTGGGCGGTTACATGCAGCCATGGAATATTGAAATAGCGGGAATCTATAACCGGGCCGGGGTTCTGAACGGGGACAGGGAGTCAGCCGCTATTGTTACCCTTTCTGCGCTGTTCGGCCGCAGGGGCGGTTCTATCTGTTCGGTTGCGGATAACCTGTGTACAGGGGAGACGTTTGAGGCGGGAAGCGGCCATAATTTTGCCATCGATATTGCCCTGGAAGGGTGCGCCTTATTGGACCGCAGAGATAAAGCCAAGATAGTGAAAAGTAAAGGAGCAGAGTGA
- a CDS encoding carbohydrate kinase family protein gives MDFIIASTSVTDEIRFADKKTVKKVAGGAGIYALCGIKLWSDSVMPVTGVGRDYGSLYGAWYRKNGIPMDGLIVKSDKTPYNVIQYFEDGERSETPLYGPDHYKQIEVTPAELEQYFQTARGIYIFKNSSHDFWQQTVPMLKKRRASVMWEIANDSTCPECLEEVRLIAENVDIFSINLTESCRLFGVGTLEEVIERFCQWKTGMVFLRQGYRGAVMITPNEVSFVPSVKNVDVVDPTGGGNSSSGAVLYGYCSGYSPRECGMMGSIAAAMCLEQFGVPERIDEGRRMAAHRLLREMKGGDQDEK, from the coding sequence ATGGATTTTATAATAGCATCCACTTCTGTGACAGACGAAATCCGGTTTGCGGATAAAAAGACAGTGAAGAAGGTTGCGGGCGGCGCTGGAATCTACGCGTTATGCGGAATCAAGCTGTGGAGCGACAGCGTTATGCCGGTTACGGGAGTGGGAAGGGATTATGGCTCTCTGTATGGCGCGTGGTACAGGAAGAATGGCATACCAATGGATGGACTTATTGTGAAAAGTGATAAGACCCCATATAATGTCATCCAGTATTTTGAAGATGGAGAGCGCAGTGAGACGCCCTTATACGGTCCGGACCATTATAAACAAATAGAAGTCACCCCGGCGGAGCTGGAACAGTATTTTCAAACGGCCAGGGGAATCTATATATTTAAAAACAGCAGTCATGATTTTTGGCAGCAGACAGTACCTATGCTGAAAAAACGGAGAGCGTCTGTCATGTGGGAGATTGCCAATGATTCCACTTGTCCTGAATGCCTGGAGGAGGTACGCCTGATTGCGGAGAATGTAGATATCTTTTCTATTAATTTAACCGAGAGCTGCCGCCTCTTTGGCGTCGGCACATTGGAAGAAGTAATAGAGCGGTTCTGTCAGTGGAAAACCGGCATGGTCTTTTTGCGGCAGGGGTACAGAGGAGCGGTGATGATAACCCCAAATGAGGTGTCGTTTGTGCCGTCGGTGAAGAATGTGGATGTAGTGGACCCAACCGGAGGCGGCAACAGTTCATCGGGTGCGGTACTGTATGGCTATTGCAGTGGTTACAGCCCCAGGGAATGCGGGATGATGGGGAGCATTGCGGCCGCTATGTGCCTGGAACAGTTCGGCGTACCGGAACGGATTGATGAGGGCAGGCGGATGGCGGCGCACCGTCTGCTGCGTGAAATGAAAGGCGGGGATCAGGATGAGAAGTGA
- a CDS encoding ADP-ribosylglycohydrolase family protein encodes MSISRYRNQIYAGVLGKIIGVYLGRPVEGWSYHKIRETFDEIKYYVHEKAGVPLIVADDDISGTFAFFRALEDNGYDRELPAKAFGDTWLNYIIENKTILWWGGLGRSTEHTAFLNLKNGMDAPESGSLKTNGTTLAEQIGAQIFIDAIAMACPDDPDLAVSLVRKAASVSHDGIALEAACHLAALEAMAFTEKNVDILLDRAGAYVQNPILKEMIADVRGICRKESDWRKVREYLDPKYGYEVFPGCCHMIPNHAMVIASILLGGDDFQKSISIASSAAWDTDCNAGNVGAFNGIRLGLEGMNAGADFRTPVADLMYVVTSDGGSVVTDAVLESKKIIKAAAMLHNEEIQQTHERYTFEFPGSLQGFAPCGFDHGSQAEVTLSNYNEVSGENGLLIHCRHLADGVTADVSTQTFIDFSKLARNFSTVASPTLYSSQRVVTTAGVLSDGEVTIRPYILYYDIDNQIQVMYGEPIRLRGKGTFEWVVPDTKGMSIFKLGYEIGSRKRFDGDVVIYSIDWKGAPRDFAQRGMLMTSIWNTNPLWLAGFASSAVQFAADFKHTYCVSNVEKGGVVTIGSREWEDYTVSSTVYYSLHKEGGLVLRSKGHKRYYGAALMDYSRAVVYVQKDRERVILAEVPYAYQEDTGYDLTFAAHKDKLEFYVNRSKLIEVQDGTYENGGAGFTISEGTMTCDSFIVSE; translated from the coding sequence GTGAGTATTAGTCGATATAGGAATCAGATATACGCGGGAGTGCTGGGCAAAATCATTGGCGTCTACCTGGGGCGTCCGGTAGAGGGATGGAGCTATCATAAAATCAGGGAAACATTTGATGAAATCAAATACTATGTCCACGAAAAAGCAGGGGTACCGCTGATTGTAGCGGATGATGATATTTCGGGAACATTCGCGTTTTTCCGGGCGCTGGAGGACAATGGGTATGACAGGGAACTTCCCGCCAAGGCGTTCGGCGATACATGGCTTAACTATATCATAGAAAACAAAACGATACTGTGGTGGGGCGGGCTGGGAAGGTCTACGGAACATACGGCGTTCCTGAATCTGAAAAATGGTATGGATGCGCCTGAAAGCGGATCCCTTAAGACGAACGGAACCACATTGGCGGAGCAGATTGGGGCGCAGATTTTTATTGACGCCATTGCTATGGCGTGTCCGGATGATCCGGATCTGGCGGTCAGCCTGGTGAGGAAGGCAGCCAGCGTCAGCCATGATGGGATTGCCCTTGAGGCGGCCTGCCATCTTGCTGCCCTTGAGGCCATGGCATTTACGGAGAAGAATGTAGATATACTTTTGGACCGCGCTGGCGCGTATGTACAGAACCCAATTCTTAAGGAAATGATTGCGGATGTGCGCGGCATTTGCAGAAAGGAATCTGACTGGAGGAAGGTACGGGAGTATCTGGATCCTAAATATGGTTATGAGGTATTCCCGGGGTGCTGCCATATGATACCGAACCATGCCATGGTGATTGCGTCCATCTTATTGGGAGGAGATGACTTTCAGAAATCCATATCCATCGCGTCTTCAGCGGCGTGGGATACGGACTGCAACGCTGGCAACGTGGGCGCGTTTAACGGAATACGCCTGGGCCTTGAGGGAATGAACGCGGGCGCCGATTTCAGGACGCCGGTGGCGGACCTCATGTATGTGGTTACTTCCGATGGCGGCTCTGTTGTGACAGATGCGGTACTTGAGAGTAAAAAGATTATAAAAGCAGCAGCCATGCTGCACAACGAAGAAATCCAGCAGACCCATGAGCGGTATACCTTTGAATTTCCAGGCTCTCTGCAGGGATTTGCCCCCTGTGGTTTTGACCATGGCAGCCAGGCGGAGGTGACGCTTTCCAATTATAACGAGGTATCCGGGGAAAATGGCCTGCTGATTCATTGCCGTCATCTGGCGGACGGCGTGACGGCGGATGTGTCTACCCAGACATTTATTGATTTTTCCAAGCTGGCCCGGAATTTTTCAACAGTGGCTTCGCCCACCCTTTATTCGTCACAACGGGTAGTGACAACCGCGGGAGTGCTGTCTGACGGGGAGGTCACAATCCGCCCATACATCCTTTATTATGATATTGATAACCAGATTCAGGTAATGTATGGGGAGCCGATCCGGCTGCGGGGAAAAGGGACCTTTGAATGGGTGGTTCCGGATACAAAGGGCATGTCCATTTTTAAATTGGGTTACGAGATTGGAAGCAGGAAACGGTTTGATGGGGATGTGGTGATTTACAGCATTGACTGGAAGGGAGCGCCCAGGGATTTTGCGCAGCGAGGCATGCTGATGACATCCATATGGAACACGAATCCCCTCTGGCTTGCGGGCTTTGCAAGTTCGGCCGTGCAGTTTGCGGCAGATTTTAAGCATACATATTGCGTATCAAATGTGGAGAAGGGGGGCGTTGTGACCATTGGAAGCAGGGAGTGGGAGGATTATACAGTTTCCAGCACGGTCTATTACAGTCTTCATAAGGAGGGCGGATTGGTCCTTAGAAGCAAGGGACATAAGCGCTACTATGGGGCGGCGCTCATGGATTACAGCAGGGCGGTTGTCTATGTCCAGAAAGACCGGGAACGTGTAATCCTGGCAGAGGTTCCATATGCATATCAGGAGGATACCGGCTATGACTTGACATTCGCGGCCCACAAGGACAAGCTGGAGTTTTATGTGAACCGGTCAAAACTTATTGAAGTGCAGGATGGAACCTATGAAAATGGAGGGGCTGGTTTTACCATATCGGAAGGGACTATGACGTGTGACAGTTTCATTGTGTCAGAGTGA